GGCACAGGGGGGAGCCGTCACTGATGGGGAGGACATCACTCAGCGGATGTGGAACCGGAGCTTCCAAGGTCAGGGCCTAGAATGAGCTGGAATGGGCTGCTTTGGGGATGGGAGTGAGAGTGAGCCCCAAGTGGCCCAGCAGGAGACCACAAAATGCCTGTTATCCATCCAGATCTCTTAAATTCCATAAAATTCTGGGTTCCATATCTGCCATTCTTATGGCCATATGGCTCTCCTTTTCCTCGTTATGTACATATTGATGTCTGTGTCTACATCTCTGTCTctatgcagagaaagagagagagagagacagaggcaaagagacagagagagggttgGGATGAAGAGAGGCATCTCTGAACCTCCCTTATGTCCCTAGGTGTGACAGGATACCTGAAAATCGATAGCAATGGAGATCGGGAGACCGACTTCTCCCTCTGGGATATGGATCCAGAAACAGGCACCTTCAGGGTAAGTTCATACATGCACCAAGAAGACAGTGCCAGGCAAGAATGGTGTCTCATCCTCCTACCTCCTGTAAATGGAAGTGGAGTTTTTTCCTGTCTCAACTGCCTGgtcccaaataactgactcagaggctaaatatgaattatgaatgttcagccagtagctcaggcttgttactaagtagctcttatatttaaatcaacccatttctattaatctatgtattgccacgtaaaaaccttgtgccaccacacctggcttctacctcattcttggtttttttgtttgttttgatagggtttctctgtgtaacagtccaggctggccttgaactcacagagatcctcctgcctctgagatgTATTGCCACATGTAACTTTACCTGTCCTCTaccatcttgcttcttgggcagcttgCTGGTGTCTCTttcaactctgcccttcttcatcccagtcctcagtttgattgtcctgcctaactttatcctgccctgctataggccaaacaaCTTTATCATTAACCAGAGATAGTAATACATATTCAGAGTACAGAAAGGTgatccacagcacacacatgccctACCCCTGCCAGGTATCTGCTTGTTCTTTGGACAGCTATGAGAGTACTGGATAAGGCAGGCTCAACTCCTCAGGCTGGGGAACAACCCAGATGATCAGGATACACAGGCTTGCCCACTCAGGGAACCTCAGGTCTAAGAGGTAACCTAGAGTCCTTCCCTTGAGGAGTTCCGAAGACAGCTGGGACCCATCCTAGCAGAGACAGTCACTCAGGGCCAAAAGAATAGGTATGTGTAGCTGTGTAAATTCAGCAGCGACAGGAAGGGACAGAGGTTCAAAGACACCAAGACTCAGATCTACCAGGGAAGGCCACCTGGAGGAGACATGCAAGGAAGAGGCTGGAAGTAGAACCTGGGGTGCTGTTTCTGTCTTGCAACCAATGCCAGCTCCCTGAATATAGAGTTGGGGTTTCCAGTGGGATTTCCTATGGATATGTCTCTACAAAGCCTCTTAGTGTTTAAGCTTTTGCCTCTTTTGCCTTGGGCATGGATTTAAAGACTCTCTGGATAGTCACAGCAGGAACCTGGTGAGTAGTTGGCAGCCTAGTCACAGGTCCTGGAAACAGAGGAGACTACAGGCTCTCACCATTCCTGATCTTCCTCAGGTCGTCCTGAACTATAATGGGACCTCCCAGGAGCTGATGGCTGTGTCAGACCGCAAATTATACTGGCCCTTGGGATACCCACCTCCTGACATCCCAAAATGTGGCTTTGACAATGAGGACCCTGCCTGCAACCAAGGTGACTGGCCCATGCTTCCAAAGTCCTGTTGTCAAGCCACTGCCTTCTCCCAGGGAGCTAGAGACTCCTTCCCACCCGACGTCACCTACCTTCATCTGTCATCACAGCAGACTAGTAGACAATCCCCCCTCCTGTTGTCTAACACCATTCTCTCTTCTACAACTCGGACCCTCCCACAGACCACTTTTCCACCCTGGAGGTCCTGGCTCTGGTGGGCAGCCTCTCTCTGGTTAGCTTTCTGATTGTGTCCTTCTTCATATACAGGTAAGTTATGGGCTAGGGGTGCTAAGTGAGACTTGGGAGACTGGGGAGCACagaggagagagcaggagagcaggTCTGGGAGGGAGCCTCATGTGGGAAGAGAATACTTATTTCATTCCctccgggaggaggcagaagctcCGGAGTGGAGTCTGGAAAGCATGGACCAGTCAGGTTGGTTCAGGCTGGGCTATAGCTACAAAGTTATTTCTAGGAAGCTCAGGGGAACAGAGAAGTTGAGGGTGACATGATAGCAGAGGAGATGTGGATGTAGAACTAGCGTCCCTTGCTGAGGCCAGGTGGAAAGCAGCAGTTCAAAACCTTCAGGTATGGGCACAAAGTAGTTGGTCCTGCTGGTGAACCCTGCTGTGGGCTAGGTGCTGACCCTGAGCTGGAAAAGCGGGGTGAGGGAGCCCACCCCTGTCCTGCAGTGCAGGTGGAAATGGAAGTTCAGGGCAGGctaaggagacaggaagagagggaggagaacagTGCTGACGCACCTCCTATGGGCCAGGTACTTCATCCTTGTGATAATTGAGAATgaaggagccaggcggtggtggctcacactttaatcccagcactcacgaggcagaggcaggtggagctctgtgagtctaaggccagtctggtctacagagggagttccagtacagccatgactacacagagaaaccctgtctcgaaaaaaacaaacaaacaaaaattgaagaatgaagcagaagccaggtggtggtagtacacactttaatcccagcatctaggaggcagtggcaggtagaatttccttgagttcaaggccagcctgatctacagagtgagttccaggacagctagggctacttagtgagaccctatctcaaagagagagagagagagagagagagagagagagagagagagagagagagagataaaagccaATGTAGAGGCCTCCAGTTTTTGAAGTTTTTTGAAGTACCTGTGAGGTGAATTTCCCTCAGGCCCCAGGCCTCACCACGCTCAGCTCAGAGAACTGAGAACAGGACTCCCTCACTCATCCCTTAGCACCCAGAATGTCCCAGGGCTCTGAGGGGCTGCTGAGCAGCCAAGGGCTCAGGTGCAGACTTCATATCTCAGGAAGATGCAGTTGGAAAAGGAGCTGGCCTCAGAGTTGTGGCGGGTACGCTGGGAGGACCTTCAGCCCAGCAGCCTGGAGAGGCACCTTCGGAGCACGGGCAGCCGGCTGACGCTGAGCGGGGTGAGAACACCGTTGTCTCTGGAGGGTGGGAAGAGCTGAGTACCAGGGCAATGCCTGAGGAGTAAGTAGAAGGTGGGTCTAAGCTAGATGAGGTGGCTCATGCCTGGacccaggacttgggaagttaagacaggaagattgctgaaggtctgaggctagcctgtgctacatacgaatgagaccctgtcttagaaaaccaaaactcaagctgggtggtggcggcacatgcttttaatttctggactggagaggcagaggcaggcagatctctatgagttcaaggccagcctgttctacagagtgagttccaggacagcctgggctacatgaagaaaccctgtctcaaaaagaaattaatgaattaattaatcagttaataataataaaagcaaaaccatacAAAAGAACAAGACTACTCCCAGCCTTGCCTTCACTTGCTTACTCTGACACTGTCTCAGATGAGGGCTGCAGCTACAGCCTCCCTGACAAGGCTACTTCAAAGGTCAAAGCTAATGGTCCAAGTAAATATACAGCTATGATTCTAATATACTCCTTAAAAGGAggtgaaggctagcctgggaggctgaggcagtagcaCTGCTAGGAGTTCCGGGGTAGCCGGGGTAGCCTGGGCTAAAGAGTGATACCCTATCTCAGGAGGGTGACACAGATGCGGGCAGTGTGACAGAACTTCCAGGGTGTAGACTGACCCCTGAGCTGACCGCGCACTCTCCTGTTCACTTCCACAGCGAGGCTCCAATTATGGCTCCCTGCTGACCACAGAGGGCCAGTTCCAAGTCTTTGCCAAGACAGCATATTACAAGGTAAGTCTGGGGAAAGATTGCTGATCCTGGGGACCCAGGTGGACTAAGAGATGGTTCTGGGGTGGGGTAGCAGAGGACAGGGTGGTCCCAGGGGCAGGGGTGGGCTTTCAGAAGGAGCTGGGTGTTTTAGGGCCATACCCTGCATGACAAATCTCCATTTCTTGCTCAGGGCAACCTCGTGGCTGTGAAACGTGTCAACCGGAAACGCATTGAGTTAACACGAAAAGTCCTGTTTGAACTTAAGCATGTAATGTAGGGGGTGAGGCCGTGACCTGGGAAGGGACTCCTGGGTACTCCAGGAGAGTTGTCAGCAGAACTGGTTATGGAGGATCTGTAGACCTGGGATGGGATCTTGAGTCTTGTGGGTAGGAAGAGGGGGATCAGTCATAACCTGAGAGACTGCTGGGTCCTCGCAGGTGCACAGCCTGGAGGACAAGAGGTTAGGGAGCAAGCGCATGTAAACATGTGACTTGAGGAACAAACAAAGCCAGGGCCTTGATGCTGCCCCTACCTGCAGATGCGAGATGTGCAGAATGAACACTTGACCAGGTTTGTGGGTGCCTGTACCGACCCCCCCAACATCTGTATCCTCACCGAGTACTGTCCCCGTGGGAGCCTACAGGTGAGTGGAACGGGGGGATGGGGTCGGGCAGTGGCAGAACACTTGGCTCTTAACCCACTGACCATATGGGCCCAGACAAAtctttttctggcttttcttGGCCCTCTCTGTTGGGAGTTGGGGGCAGGCATGGTGATGGCACTAGAGTAAAATCCAAGTGTTCTGTTATACCAGTTTATGCCAGTAGCTCCCTTGTACCCTCCTCCTACACCCAGGGGGTTCTGACTCTTGCTGCCCCAGCAGGACATTCTAGAGAATGAGAGTATAACTCTGGACTGGATGTTTCGGTACTCACTCACCAACGACATTGTCAAGGTGAGTTCAGGGGAACTCACTGGATACCAGGCGAGGGCTGGGCATGGTTGGAAGCACTCATGCCCAAGCCCTCTGCCTTCCTAAATTTCCCAGGGGATGCTCTTTCTACACAATGGGGCCATTTGTTCCCATGGGAACCTCAAGTCGTCCAACTGTGTGGTAGATGGGCGCTTCGTGTTAAAGATCACCGACTATGGGCTCGAGAGCTTCAGAGACCCGGAGCCTGAGCAAGGACACACCCTCTTTGCCAGTGAGCCTGACTCCTGACCCCTAGGCTTTTGCTGCCCGCACAGCCCAGAAGCAACTGAGGCCTAGGCTCTGTTTGGCTTGGGTCCATCTCACCTCAAGGCTCAACCTTCATTGGGTAAAAAGGTCAGATTAGGTGGCCTCTAGTTCCGTGGCTCTCAGTGCTGTGCAGTGTCCACAGGAACCCTAGCTGCTGCCTCGTTCCCAGATGACCTTAAACTGTATGGCCCTTTCTTTCCCTGGTATTATCAGACCATGCTGTCTTACTTTTATTATTGCACTTATTACCCATGAGATACGATATTCATTTGCTAGTTTTCCCTCTCATATCAGAATGTGAAGTGCCTTATCCCTTAGCTTTGGGGCCCCTCCTTCTCTGACTCCTCACTTCTGATCCACAGAGAAATTGTGGACCGCACCTGAACTCCTGCGGATGGCTTCGCCACCTGCCCGTGGCTCCCAAGCCGGTGATGTGTACAGCTTTGGTATCATCCTTCAGGAGATCGCCCTCAGGAGTGGGGTCTTCCATGTGGAGGGTTTAGACCTCAGCCCGAAAGGTGAGGCTCACGTGGCCTGTGCCCCCAGAGAGGGAAGCCCTGCAAACACCCCTACCCTTCCTTCTGGAGTGGGGCACCAACCACCATCCTTCGCTCCGTGGCTGCTGAGACCAGTCCACTCTGTGCTCTGGTCCGGACTTGTCCCAGCTGCCCCCAGCTGGTGATGCCACTCCTCAATCCTCAGCGCATACCGCTCCCACACAGAGATCATCGAGCGTGTGACTCGGGGTGAGCAGCCCCCATTCCGACCCTCCATGACTCTGCAAAGTCACCTGGAGGAACTGGGGCAGCTGATGCAGCGGTGCTGGGCAGAGGACCCACAGGAGCGGCCACCCTTCCAGCAGATCCGCCTGGCGCTACGCAAATTTAACAAGTTAGTGGTCTCTTCCCGCCACACTTAAACCTGTCTCTCCAGTGGCAGAGGGAGCCCACcacagcccaccgcagctccaCAGGCATCTGCATGTGTAACATGGCTGACCCCAAAGCGCTCTACCCTTCACGGCTCTTTCTTCTGCCAACACTGACGCCCCACACCCTTCTTGCCCGCAGCCCTATACTGACCCCCCAGACTTATGATAAATAGGAGTGCATGCATCAGATGCCCCAGCCTCTTTCCACCTTCCCCCTTAGTCTCAATCCTAATCAAAAGCTCCGACCGCAgcccttctgtctccctcttccagTAGGCCCACGGTAATCTAGTTCTCCCAGACGTGTCTCTCCTGCCTGTGTGCCCATCACTGCCCTCATCTCATCCTGTCCCGCTTCCTCTCCACCTCTTTCCAACTCACTTGTGttcaataagaataaataagatCTCCAGCTTGGcttggaggcaggtggatgtctgtgagttcgaggccagcctggtctacattgcaagttccaggacaactaggacccTGACTCAAAGGGTCATCTCATCTCATCTGTGTCCCCACGTGCCCCACGACCCTCAGGGAGAATAGCAGCAACATTCTGGACAACCTGCTGTCGCGCATGGAGCAGTACGCCAACAACCTGGAGGAACTGGTAGAGGAGAGAACGCAGGCTTACCTGGAAGAGAAGCGCAAAGCTGAGGCCTTGCTCTACCAGATTCTGCCCCAGTGAGTGCTGGGCTGTgggcacgtgcacgcacacagtCACGTAGCTCAGCCCCCCACCTCACATCTGGTCACCTGCACTTCCCCCTCAGCTCCGTGGCTGAGCAGCTGAAGAGAGGAGAGACCGTCCAGGCTGAGGCTTTCGACAGTGTCACCATCTACTTCAGCGACATCGTGGGCTTTACAGCCCTCTCAGCAGAGAGCACGCCCATGCAGGTGAGGGCTCCAGCCTCAGGCAATGGGTCATGTAGTTCAGCTCCGCCTTCGGGTTAGTATTCCCCATTTGTCCCTGGTGGGAGCCCACGTTCCCCATTTCTCTCGGCTTCCCTTGCCTTCCAGGTGGTGACCCTGCTCAATGATCTGTACACCTGCTTTGATGCTGTCATCGACAACTTTGATGTGTACAAGGTGAGGTTGTGACTGGGTACAGGAAGGACGTGGACAGAGTCAGGAGAATgttcaaatgaaaagaaaaaaaagaccaggCTGTagtcaggcctttaatcccaacaccggggagcagaggcaggctgatctatgtgagtgcgaggccagcctggtctacagagtgagttccaaggcagccagagctacacaaagaaaccatgccttgaaaaaccaaaaggaaacaaTGACCAAGGACATGGACGAATAGATACAGGGGACTCAGGAACAGATGGAGAAACGGGATGGAAGACGGGTACAGAGACAGGCGGGCTGATAGGGACAGAATGAGGGATGATGCACATGGTTTGGCCCACAAGCATGCCACCCCCACAGGTGGAGACCATTGGTGACGCTTACATGGTGGTGTCAGGGCTCCCGGTACGGAATGGACAGCTCCACGCCCGAGAGGTGGCCCGAATGGCACTTGCTCTCCTAGATGCTGTACGTTCCTTCCGCATCCGCCACAGGCCTCAGGAGCAGCTGCGCTTGCGCATTGGCATCCACACAGGTCAGATCGTGGACAGCGTCTAGAGTCAGATCTGGGAGACTAAACTAGGGAACAAGCAGTTGTCTCTGTGTCTAGTCCCCTTATCCCCTGCCTCTCCTTACACATCCTGGGACCACATAGCCCAACTCCTACCTCTTCTGGAGTGCCCAGCTACCTCCTCTAACATCCCTGGGTTCTGTTCGCTTCTTTTCACTTCCCAGgtcctgtgtgtgctggtgttGTAGGGCTGAAGATGCCCCGATACTGTCTCTTTGGAGACACAGTCAACACTGCTTCAAGAATGGAGTCCAATGGGGAAGGTAGgaagcccccccctccccccagagggAATGAGAAGGGCGGGCAGCTGGCCAAGGCATCCTGCTACTTATGCCTACATAGTTTCTCAGCTAGCTCCCCGCCTCTCTCCTCCTACACTGCCTTCTCATAACACACATATCCCCCACATTGTAAATCTAGACTattgctgagtgtgtgtgtctgtgtgtgcacccagacacacacacacagtggattGTAAATGCACTAAGCCCACTTTACCTATGAACATCATAGCTTAGTTACGGTTCCTGAATTGTTTTCAAGGCACTTTCATTAACTGAGCAATGCACTCTAACCCAGTCCCTTCCCCCTGGGTGTGCTATTAGAGCTTTAACAAATGCTAGCATACCTAACACTGAGGTATGTGATATAAGatatttatattctttgttttaatGTGGATCTCATTAAGTTGCTcagactaaccttgaacttaTAATTCTCTTGCTGTAGTCTCCACATAGCCTAAGCCACCAGCCTGGAAAACAgagtttattttataataataaaatattgaatgtgCTCATGCACCCACAAAGATAGATAGGCATTTTgctcagtgggttaaggtgcttgctggccaagcctgatgacctgaggttgatccctgagacccacatggcgCCAGGGGAGAATggattcctacaagttgtcctctgacggcCATataaatacccacacacatatgcacacatatgatagAAGAATAAGGCCAGGCAGCGGTGACACACGCCTTTctagcactcacgaggcagaggcaggtggatctctgtgagttctacgGCAGGCTGGtccacagagtaagttccaggatagacaaaagttacacagagaaaccatatctcttttatttcttttttaaaattttctatggtttatttaactttattttatgtgcattggtgtaagggtgtcagatcgcTGGAATTGgatgtgaactgccatgtgggtgctgggaattgaacccaggtcctcgggaagagcagtcagtgctcttaaccgctgagccatctctccagcccccaagaaaccatatctcaaaaacaccaaaaaaaaaaaaagaaagaaagaaagtaaaaaccaCAGTGTGCCAGGAGTGTTGGagcacatctttagtcccagaactcaggaagcagagacaggcagatctctaaattcaaaattcaaggccagtctgagctacacagtgagtcaggacagccagagctacctagTGAAACCctgcttgaaaacaaaacaaaaagcaaacacccacacacataatggCCAAAAATGTCCTCCACCCACAATACATAAATAGATGTAATTTAAATTTACAGACTTATGAGAAAATGCAGTATAAAATGCCAAGCATGTAACTGTCATTCATCTTTCCTGGgcctcagctacttctccataTAGTATTCCTGTTTGTGGGTTGTAAAAGACTTAGCACACTCTGGGGAGGTAATAGGCAGCTAACAAATGCTTGTTTCCACCCCTCCCCTTGCTCTtgcctcctgcttcctctatATCTGTCAGCTAGGTGGTCGTTTGAAATAGTATCTCAAGTTGCCACAGCTGACTTAAACTCctgatccatccatccaccagccCTTACCTGAGCACTGAGCTCACAGGATTGtgtcctgtttgtttgctttgtttttaatttatatgcattggtgttttgcctgcgtctATATCTGTATGacggtgtcagatcccttggaacaggaattacaagcagttgcaaactgccatgtgggttttgggaattgaacccagatcctctgaaagagcagccagtgttcttaactgctgagccgtctctccagcccctgggtccGGTTTTGAAGCAACTACCAGGCTGCGTGAGCTCAGAAGGCCATGTGACCCTCACCCAAGCCTCGTGATAGGAAACCTGCCCCCAAAGCCCAGAGAACTGTTCAGCTGATAACGTTTGCACCTATATTTGGGGCTGAGGAGGGAAGAATCCTCTCTTAGATCATTTTTCACAGAGCTCATTCTCAGAAGTGGGTCAGCGACACAGGATAGCACAGACATAGATCAGAGCAGCTGTGAGACAGCTTGAGCAGACCTCCTGCCATCAAGAGAGAGTACTGACCCCTGCaggtggtgcatacctataatcccagcaggaggAAGGCTGTGGCAGGATtccaagtttcaggctagccttgtctacagagtgaaactACGCTTCACAAAATGTGTATGAGGGGGTTGTAGGGtatctagagagatggctcactgggaggacttgagtttgatccccagatgGACATTAGAgcatgtaaccccagcactacCAGGAGAGACAAaaacaggcagattcctggagtTCACTGCCAGCCAAGTCTAGCCCACACAGGGATCGCCACAGTGAGGCTCAGACTCAGTGAGTCCCTGTGTCAAACATTGAAGTGGGAAGTGGCAGGAAATTCAAAAttcacctctgcctccaggtgtgtacactcacacatgcacacacacacacacacacacacacacacacacacacacacggtatttAGTCAAGTAACTGATCACAACAGCTAAATTAGTGTTTCCTGAGTGCTACACTGTGTCCGGATACTTTGTGAATGTTTTGCTTATCTGCAGTGATGAATGGGGTTAACTCCTCATACAGCAGCCACACTTTGAAATGAGCACTGTCGCCGGTAGCCTTTCACGGACTAGGGAGACAGAACATGTTTATCTCAGTTACCTAAGGAGTCCAAGCTAAGTTGGACTTATCTTCCCCAATGCTGTGCGCGCCCTCGGGAGCTGGTTGGGTCTCAAAAGCAGTGCTGAGTGACAGTTTTCCGCCGTCGCAAAGATGCTCTGTAACCTGTAGGTACAGTGTTGTAGTCTTGAGTCTCGTCTGCCAATTGATGGCGTTAAGAGCTAGCCAGTGAGCTGAGGTATAACTTAGTCCTTAGAGTGCTGGTCTAGCAGCagaaagccctgggctccatccctgaCACCACATACACCAGACTTGGTGTCAGCCAGCCATTCCAGCTCTTGGAAcgagaaggcaggaagatcaggaggtAAAAGTCAGCTGAAGTAAcaaaatcttatctcaaaagagAGGTGAAGAGGGCTTGAGGGCTTGGAAGGgccagagtgatggctcagcaggtaagagcacagaCTTATCTTGCGGAGAACCCAGATTATGTGGCCACAGTCTACAGGGACAGTCTAGGGCTTCCTGAACTAAAGGGAGCAATTGCAATTCGGCCCACATGCGCGGCCTTACCTGCCTGTACCCTCCTGCCCCTTCCCCCGGCACTCAACTTCCTCCACCCCTgtcctctccagccctcaagatCCACTTGTCTTCTGAGACCAAGGCTGTGCTGGAGGAGTTCGACGGCTTCGAGCTGGAGCTTCGAGGGGATGTGGAAATGAAGGTAGAAAAGGAATCGCCTTAGATCCCAGAGGGTCCCAAGGCCACTCCCATACTTAGACTTTGTAAGCCACTAGGGCAAAAATGGGGTTCCGTTCCCTACCcagccttctcttttctttcttccagggCAAAGGCAAGGTTCGGACCTATTGGCTGCTGGGGGAGCGGGGGTGTAGCATAAGAGGCTGACCTACCTGCTGTCCCTCCCATCACCTCCCTTTCCTGTGCTGGAGATGATGGAGGCACCCAGCTTCCACCTCTCCCACAGCGACCCAAGCACAGTCACCAGATGTGACCTCTGAGAGGATGGAGATGGTGGGGCCTGGAGGGGCCTGCTGGAGCTATAGGGCTGACAAACATGCCGTCCCTCCCAGGGGAACACTGTACCCTGTCCCACCCTTACTCACCTGCTTGGGTTGGGAAGGTGATTCCTTCTCTCCCTCAACTTTGTGCCACTGTAGCTTTTAGAGGGAGGGAAATTGCCACATGAGGGGATCAAACAAAGAGGCTCCAGGACTTTGCAGGAGGTGAGCGGCCGGTCACATGTCACAGATACTCCCCTcactcccactccaccccacagACCTTGGACACAGTGCATTGAGAAGAAGAATGCCTTGCTTCTCCTATGAGCAAAAAACATTAAAGTCTTTCTTCCTGTGCACAGCGTCTTCTTGGGTTGCTGGGAAACGGCCATGTTCTTTCTC
The nucleotide sequence above comes from Microtus pennsylvanicus isolate mMicPen1 chromosome 7, mMicPen1.hap1, whole genome shotgun sequence. Encoded proteins:
- the Npr1 gene encoding atrial natriuretic peptide receptor 1 — its product is MPGSRRVRPRLRALLLLPPLLLLRGGHAGDLTVAVVLPLANTSYPWSWARVGPAVELALEKVKARPDLLPGWTVRTVLGSSENAAGVCSDTAAPLAAVDLKWEHSPAMFLGPGCVYSAAPVGRFTAHWRVPLLTAGAPALGIGVKDEYALTTRAGPSHVKLGDFVAALHRRLGWEHQALVLYADRLGGDRPCFFIVEGLYMRVRERLNITVHHQEFVEDDPDHYAKLLRAVRRKGRVIYICSSPDAFRSLMLLAVDAGLTGEDYVFFHLDVFGQSLQGAKGPAPQKPWERGDGQDSSARQAFHAAKIISYKEPDNPEYLEFLQQLKLLADKQFNFTIEDGLENIIPASFHDGLLLYVQAVTETLAQGGAVTDGEDITQRMWNRSFQGVTGYLKIDSNGDRETDFSLWDMDPETGTFRVVLNYNGTSQELMAVSDRKLYWPLGYPPPDIPKCGFDNEDPACNQDHFSTLEVLALVGSLSLVSFLIVSFFIYRKMQLEKELASELWRVRWEDLQPSSLERHLRSTGSRLTLSGRGSNYGSLLTTEGQFQVFAKTAYYKGNLVAVKRVNRKRIELTRKVLFELKHMRDVQNEHLTRFVGACTDPPNICILTEYCPRGSLQDILENESITLDWMFRYSLTNDIVKGMLFLHNGAICSHGNLKSSNCVVDGRFVLKITDYGLESFRDPEPEQGHTLFAKKLWTAPELLRMASPPARGSQAGDVYSFGIILQEIALRSGVFHVEGLDLSPKEIIERVTRGEQPPFRPSMTLQSHLEELGQLMQRCWAEDPQERPPFQQIRLALRKFNKENSSNILDNLLSRMEQYANNLEELVEERTQAYLEEKRKAEALLYQILPHSVAEQLKRGETVQAEAFDSVTIYFSDIVGFTALSAESTPMQVVTLLNDLYTCFDAVIDNFDVYKVETIGDAYMVVSGLPVRNGQLHAREVARMALALLDAVRSFRIRHRPQEQLRLRIGIHTGPVCAGVVGLKMPRYCLFGDTVNTASRMESNGEALKIHLSSETKAVLEEFDGFELELRGDVEMKGKGKVRTYWLLGERGCSIRG